One Williamsia phyllosphaerae DNA segment encodes these proteins:
- a CDS encoding helix-turn-helix domain-containing protein: MVRTPLTPEQIAAGRRLGAHLRAARGDRPLDEIARAASMSAETLRKIESGRLFTPAFGSVVALSVALGIDVQELADAWLSAAGSAIAPAS; the protein is encoded by the coding sequence ATGGTCCGCACACCTCTCACGCCCGAACAGATCGCCGCCGGCCGACGACTCGGCGCACACCTGCGTGCGGCCCGCGGCGACCGTCCCCTCGACGAGATCGCCCGTGCGGCATCGATGTCCGCGGAGACGCTGCGCAAGATCGAGTCGGGGAGGTTGTTCACCCCGGCGTTCGGCTCGGTCGTGGCCCTGAGCGTCGCGTTGGGGATCGACGTCCAGGAGCTGGCCGACGCGTGGCTGTCGGCCGCCGGGTCGGCCATCGCACCCGCGTCGTGA
- the map gene encoding type I methionyl aminopeptidase, producing the protein MIELKSPSEVDAMAVAGTFVAQAIDAVITAAEVGVDLRDLELIVRGMIADRGAESCYWDYSPDFGRGPFRNTVCLSVNDAVLHGLPHAYELRDGDLLSVDLAVSVDGWVADSARSVVVGTAREEDLAMIEATRMALEAGIATARPGNRLGDVSAAMGAELRARGYRVNDEFGGHGIGRTMHESPSVPNDGRPRRGIPLKPGMTLALEPWVVATTDRVVFDDDGWTVRSADGSRGAHTEHTIAVTDGDARVLTALTTASGR; encoded by the coding sequence ATGATCGAACTGAAATCGCCGTCGGAGGTCGACGCCATGGCGGTCGCCGGGACGTTCGTGGCGCAGGCCATCGACGCGGTGATCACCGCGGCCGAGGTCGGTGTCGACCTGCGTGACCTCGAATTGATCGTGCGCGGCATGATCGCCGACCGCGGTGCGGAGTCCTGCTACTGGGACTATTCCCCGGACTTCGGACGCGGTCCGTTCCGCAACACCGTCTGTCTCTCGGTCAACGACGCCGTGCTGCACGGACTGCCGCACGCCTACGAGCTGCGCGACGGTGACCTGCTCAGCGTGGACCTCGCGGTGTCCGTCGACGGGTGGGTCGCCGACTCGGCCCGCAGCGTCGTGGTCGGAACCGCGCGCGAGGAGGACCTCGCGATGATCGAGGCCACGCGAATGGCCCTCGAGGCGGGCATCGCCACCGCGCGTCCGGGCAACCGGCTCGGCGACGTGTCGGCGGCGATGGGAGCCGAACTCCGCGCACGCGGATATCGCGTCAACGACGAGTTCGGTGGACACGGGATCGGCCGCACGATGCACGAGTCGCCCTCGGTCCCCAACGACGGCCGACCTCGTCGTGGCATCCCGCTGAAACCGGGGATGACCCTGGCGCTGGAGCCCTGGGTCGTGGCCACCACCGATCGCGTGGTGTTCGACGACGACGGCTGGACGGTTCGCTCGGCCGACGGCTCGCGTGGCGCGCACACCGAACACACCATCGCCGTCACCGACGGCGACGCGCGGGTGCTGACCGCGCTGACCACCGCATCGGGTCGATAG
- a CDS encoding alpha/beta hydrolase produces MNVASMQAALRRAATRVAAVGTDLAPPPVTGGVEGVARYWRDLDETARASIVADHPEWIGGVDGIAAVARDAANRNRIPAERAVLQAQRDRLTRRLESSRLPAWWHQRIRKLFSSADENGWYVDQKLRDLEVIEKQITHEHLFLLLLDVRRAKRGLAAIAIGDPDAATHISVTTPGLGSTVSGSLDGMRRQAEELTKVCVAELRRAGDGRDRQVVANVAWLGYVPPNLTGPNRLSRLVGIGELGTSRVAVRAAPRLSEFYRGLRAAAGVDTPHIAAPHITALGHSYGSLVTSLALGRNGGELVDDVVFYGSPGLSPTWSPQRFRQASDYGLADGHVYVMKGAQDRIAELGYFGGDPYDDRFVALSAAAGTSPDGRHREGAPRHADYPRTFGTGADETLRMSGYNFAVVIVGLPELAVRA; encoded by the coding sequence GTGAACGTCGCGAGCATGCAGGCGGCCCTGCGCCGAGCGGCCACACGGGTCGCCGCGGTGGGCACCGATCTCGCGCCGCCACCGGTCACCGGCGGTGTCGAGGGGGTGGCGCGGTACTGGCGTGACCTCGACGAGACCGCGCGGGCGAGCATCGTCGCTGACCACCCGGAGTGGATCGGGGGAGTCGACGGCATCGCGGCCGTGGCGCGTGACGCGGCCAACCGCAACCGCATCCCGGCCGAGCGCGCCGTACTGCAGGCGCAACGGGATCGGCTCACCCGCAGGCTCGAGTCCTCCCGACTGCCGGCCTGGTGGCACCAGAGGATCCGGAAGCTGTTCTCCTCGGCCGACGAGAACGGCTGGTACGTCGATCAGAAGCTGCGCGACCTCGAGGTGATCGAGAAGCAGATAACCCACGAACACCTCTTCCTGCTCCTGCTCGACGTCCGCCGCGCCAAGCGTGGTCTGGCCGCGATCGCCATCGGCGATCCCGATGCGGCGACGCACATCTCGGTGACCACGCCGGGTCTGGGGTCGACGGTGAGCGGGTCCCTGGACGGGATGCGCAGGCAGGCCGAGGAGCTGACGAAGGTCTGTGTCGCGGAGCTGCGTCGCGCCGGCGACGGCCGCGACCGACAGGTCGTCGCGAACGTCGCCTGGCTCGGGTACGTGCCACCGAACCTCACCGGGCCGAATCGGTTGTCCCGACTCGTCGGGATCGGTGAGCTCGGCACGTCCCGCGTCGCGGTCCGGGCGGCGCCGCGGTTGAGCGAGTTCTACCGGGGGCTGCGCGCCGCGGCCGGGGTCGACACCCCGCACATCGCCGCCCCACACATCACCGCTCTCGGACACTCCTACGGATCCCTGGTGACCTCACTGGCGTTGGGGCGCAACGGCGGTGAGCTGGTCGACGACGTGGTCTTCTACGGCTCGCCTGGGCTGTCGCCGACGTGGTCGCCGCAGCGCTTCCGCCAGGCCTCCGACTACGGCCTCGCCGACGGCCACGTCTACGTGATGAAGGGCGCGCAGGACCGCATCGCCGAACTCGGCTACTTCGGCGGCGACCCCTACGACGACCGTTTCGTCGCACTGTCCGCCGCGGCCGGCACCAGCCCGGACGGTCGCCATCGCGAGGGTGCACCCCGGCACGCCGACTACCCGCGCACGTTCGGCACCGGCGCCGACGAGACGCTGCGGATGTCGGGCTACAACTTCGCCGTCGTCATCGTCGGCCTGCCCGAACTCGCGGTCCGTGCCTGA
- a CDS encoding alpha/beta hydrolase family protein, whose protein sequence is MGGTPISIECADGFVLGGHRWTPEPPDEGPLRVVIVTAATGVPATYYHRYAAFLEENGFHAITFDYRGIGASRPEHLRDMRCRWQDWGRLDFDAVVAHVRSQWPDAEIAVVGHSVGGVVPLWAARSVEITRMLTVGGQYNYWRDWAPSVRRRFFWRWKVATPTLAALYGYLPAKRLGWMEDVPRGVAFECARRRRRMEDNYPRRERPGVRATAAAIDASILAVATTDDDYGTVSALRRPLDYLPDAPRIQVMIPPAALGHGSIGHFGLFHSRHRDDFWRMSLRWLDDGENPWPDLVVWSSP, encoded by the coding sequence ATGGGCGGCACGCCGATCAGCATCGAGTGCGCCGACGGGTTCGTCCTCGGTGGGCACCGGTGGACACCCGAGCCTCCCGACGAGGGCCCGCTGCGGGTGGTGATCGTGACCGCTGCGACCGGCGTGCCGGCGACGTACTACCACCGCTACGCCGCGTTCCTCGAGGAGAACGGTTTCCACGCCATCACCTTCGACTACCGCGGCATCGGCGCGTCGCGACCGGAACATCTGCGCGACATGCGATGTCGGTGGCAGGACTGGGGGCGTCTCGACTTCGACGCCGTCGTCGCGCACGTGCGCTCGCAGTGGCCGGACGCCGAGATCGCGGTCGTGGGACACAGTGTCGGCGGCGTCGTCCCGCTGTGGGCGGCCCGCTCGGTCGAGATCACCCGGATGCTCACGGTCGGGGGTCAGTACAACTACTGGCGCGACTGGGCGCCGTCGGTCCGACGCCGCTTTTTCTGGCGGTGGAAGGTGGCGACCCCGACGCTCGCGGCGCTGTACGGATATCTCCCGGCCAAGCGACTGGGCTGGATGGAGGACGTACCCCGCGGTGTCGCGTTCGAATGCGCCCGGCGTCGTCGTCGGATGGAGGACAACTACCCCCGTCGCGAGCGACCCGGCGTGCGGGCCACGGCCGCCGCCATCGACGCATCGATCCTCGCGGTGGCCACAACAGACGACGACTACGGAACCGTCTCCGCCCTGCGCCGCCCCCTGGACTACCTTCCCGACGCACCGCGGATCCAGGTGATGATCCCGCCCGCCGCGTTGGGCCACGGCTCGATCGGTCACTTCGGGCTGTTCCACAGCCGGCACCGCGACGACTTCTGGCGGATGTCGCTGCGCTGGCTCGACGACGGCGAGAACCCTTGGCCGGATCTGGTGGTGTGGTCGAGTCCGTAG
- a CDS encoding NAD(P)/FAD-dependent oxidoreductase, translated as MSTDQPVTIVGAGMAGAACAAALADADVAVRVVDRGRAPGGRMASPELHDRRVDVGAGYFTVRDDGFDAVVRRWQGAGLAREWTDTFGVLGADGSSRTSTGPMRWATPGGLRSLVRDVLGDIDVTTLDVADLSDGDVVIAMPDPQAARITSVPDPVGYEAVIAVVCGFDSRTTTLADLPFVDAAFVNDHPDIAFVADDGARRGDGAPVLVVHTTGDRATQHLDDPDSVVPVVVEAVTGILGVDAPIWTHAHRWTFAKPSDQHDVSCHLTTVDGRLVGFAGDQWCPQGSPRVESAWRSGTDLAAAIIAARS; from the coding sequence GTGAGCACAGATCAGCCCGTGACCATCGTCGGAGCCGGTATGGCGGGGGCGGCGTGCGCGGCGGCGTTGGCCGACGCCGACGTGGCGGTCCGCGTCGTCGACCGCGGTCGTGCCCCGGGCGGTCGAATGGCCTCACCGGAACTCCACGATCGACGCGTGGACGTCGGAGCCGGTTACTTCACCGTTCGCGACGACGGTTTCGACGCCGTCGTGCGTCGCTGGCAGGGCGCCGGACTGGCGCGCGAGTGGACCGACACCTTCGGGGTCCTGGGCGCCGACGGTTCCTCCCGGACCTCGACCGGCCCGATGCGCTGGGCGACGCCCGGTGGTCTGCGATCACTCGTGCGCGACGTACTGGGCGACATCGACGTCACGACGCTCGACGTCGCCGACCTCTCCGACGGTGACGTGGTCATCGCGATGCCCGACCCGCAGGCCGCCCGCATCACCTCGGTCCCCGATCCCGTCGGGTACGAGGCGGTCATCGCGGTGGTGTGCGGATTCGACTCCCGTACAACCACCTTGGCCGATCTGCCGTTCGTCGACGCGGCGTTCGTCAACGACCACCCCGACATCGCCTTCGTCGCCGACGACGGGGCTCGGCGCGGGGACGGCGCTCCGGTTCTCGTCGTCCACACGACGGGGGATCGTGCGACGCAGCACCTCGACGACCCCGATTCGGTCGTGCCGGTCGTGGTCGAGGCGGTCACCGGGATACTCGGCGTCGACGCGCCGATCTGGACGCACGCGCACCGATGGACCTTCGCCAAACCGTCGGATCAACACGATGTGAGCTGCCATCTGACGACGGTCGACGGCCGACTCGTGGGGTTCGCCGGCGACCAGTGGTGTCCGCAGGGGTCGCCGCGCGTCGAGAGTGCCTGGCGATCGGGTACCGACCTCGCGGCCGCGATCATCGCCGCCCGCAGCTGA
- a CDS encoding SixA phosphatase family protein has product MAGTLILMRHGKSGYPDGVADHERPLAERGIREAELAGEWMARDGLEVDAVICSTATRTRQTLQRTGIDADSVTYVDAVYGGTPDDVFEAIRAHVGEDAQTVLVVGHEPGMPATALTLDPDSDIDEFPTSAYAVLTVEADWDQIGVSAEDTATLEGLFIPR; this is encoded by the coding sequence ATGGCGGGCACCTTGATCTTGATGCGGCACGGCAAGTCCGGCTACCCCGACGGCGTGGCCGACCACGAACGCCCACTCGCCGAGCGGGGGATCCGGGAGGCCGAGCTGGCCGGCGAGTGGATGGCCCGCGACGGACTCGAGGTCGACGCCGTGATCTGCTCGACCGCCACCCGAACCCGGCAGACGCTGCAGCGCACCGGGATCGATGCCGATTCGGTGACCTACGTCGACGCCGTCTACGGCGGGACGCCCGACGACGTGTTCGAGGCGATCCGCGCGCATGTCGGCGAGGACGCCCAGACCGTGCTCGTCGTCGGCCACGAGCCGGGAATGCCCGCGACCGCGCTCACCCTCGACCCGGACTCCGACATCGACGAGTTCCCGACTTCCGCCTACGCGGTACTGACCGTCGAGGCGGACTGGGATCAGATCGGCGTCTCGGCCGAGGACACGGCCACCCTCGAGGGGTTGTTCATCCCGCGCTGA
- a CDS encoding esterase/lipase family protein, protein MSHRASSRSFLLRAVALAAAVVAGVAFAPSAHAAPLPVSYSFFSGIGPALAHPYGSLAGSNDYRCRPSADHPNPVVLTHGTGGSAQTNWGTYVPLLKNNGYCVFALTYGALPGAPAPFNQIGGMGRIETSAAQLKTFVAGVLRATGASRVDIVGHSQGTLMPAYYARRLDGARTIDKYVSIAPLWEGSGGRAVASFTPTLRRLGITETGLPLCSACGQMQTGSDLLAAVNAGGSPYVPGITYTNISTTGDEFVVPYTSGQVPGRPGDNVTNVVVQRGCSQDHSDHLSIAASRRAAVFVLNALDPARPRPVPCLPVLPIVG, encoded by the coding sequence ATGTCACACCGAGCCTCGTCGCGTTCGTTCCTGCTCAGAGCGGTTGCGCTCGCCGCGGCCGTGGTCGCCGGCGTCGCCTTCGCCCCGTCGGCCCACGCCGCGCCACTGCCGGTCTCGTACAGCTTCTTCTCCGGTATCGGTCCCGCCCTCGCGCATCCCTACGGCTCCCTGGCCGGATCCAACGACTATCGGTGCCGCCCGAGTGCCGACCACCCGAACCCGGTGGTGCTGACGCACGGGACCGGCGGGTCGGCGCAGACCAACTGGGGTACCTACGTGCCGCTGCTGAAGAACAACGGGTACTGCGTGTTCGCGCTCACCTACGGGGCGCTGCCGGGTGCGCCGGCGCCGTTCAACCAGATCGGCGGCATGGGACGGATCGAGACGAGCGCCGCGCAACTGAAGACCTTCGTCGCCGGGGTTCTCCGCGCGACCGGGGCGAGCAGAGTGGACATCGTCGGCCACTCGCAGGGCACGCTGATGCCCGCCTACTACGCGCGGCGACTCGACGGCGCGCGGACGATCGACAAGTACGTCTCGATCGCGCCCCTGTGGGAGGGCTCGGGGGGCAGGGCGGTCGCGTCGTTCACCCCCACGCTGCGTCGCCTCGGCATCACCGAGACCGGTTTGCCCTTGTGCAGTGCCTGCGGACAGATGCAGACCGGGTCCGACCTGCTGGCCGCGGTGAACGCGGGCGGCAGCCCGTATGTGCCCGGGATCACCTACACCAACATCTCGACCACCGGTGACGAGTTCGTGGTGCCGTACACGTCGGGTCAGGTGCCCGGCCGACCCGGCGACAACGTGACCAATGTCGTTGTCCAACGTGGTTGTTCGCAGGACCACTCCGATCACCTGTCCATCGCGGCGTCGCGCCGGGCCGCGGTGTTCGTGCTCAACGCGCTGGACCCGGCACGTCCCCGCCCGGTGCCCTGTCTGCCGGTGCTGCCCATCGTCGGGTGA
- a CDS encoding DMT family transporter, with product MHLFLPASLALVSALFVAVGTLVRQRSSTATGGITRRWWYGVALAAIGFALQAVALGMGTLLLVQPLIVLSVLFALPLEAYLDHRRLNFQEWKWGIVLTLCIAAFVLITMPQPGKHQVEPAVLAGTIVVVVVVLVGLVVFARRVSSHYRALLFGSASGLLTGVQSFLLKGVVTQIGDKIYEPLLHPELYLILCVAAASVYAQQLAFAAHDLQTSFPAMTVMEPAVAMALGVLLLGERAQVDWFEGIVVAAVLVQMFYAVLVLAQHAAARETEFDKPPELVGATTASVHSKRDHAH from the coding sequence GTGCACCTGTTCCTGCCCGCGAGCCTCGCACTCGTCTCGGCGCTCTTCGTAGCGGTCGGGACGCTGGTGCGTCAGCGTTCGTCGACGGCGACCGGTGGCATCACCCGGCGCTGGTGGTACGGCGTGGCGCTCGCCGCGATCGGCTTCGCCCTGCAGGCCGTCGCCCTCGGCATGGGGACCCTGCTGCTGGTGCAGCCGCTGATCGTCTTGTCGGTGCTGTTCGCCCTGCCGCTCGAGGCCTACCTCGACCATCGGCGCCTCAACTTCCAGGAGTGGAAGTGGGGCATCGTCCTCACCCTCTGCATCGCCGCGTTCGTGCTGATCACCATGCCGCAGCCGGGCAAGCACCAGGTCGAACCGGCGGTGTTGGCCGGGACGATCGTGGTGGTCGTCGTCGTGCTCGTCGGCCTGGTCGTGTTCGCGCGGCGGGTGTCGTCGCACTATCGCGCCCTGCTGTTCGGGTCGGCGTCCGGCCTGCTCACCGGTGTGCAGTCGTTCCTGCTCAAGGGCGTGGTCACCCAGATCGGTGACAAGATCTACGAACCCCTGCTGCACCCGGAGCTGTATCTGATCCTGTGCGTCGCCGCGGCGTCGGTCTACGCGCAGCAGCTGGCGTTCGCCGCCCACGATCTGCAGACGTCGTTCCCCGCGATGACGGTGATGGAACCGGCGGTGGCGATGGCCCTCGGTGTCCTGCTGCTCGGTGAGCGGGCCCAGGTCGACTGGTTCGAGGGCATCGTGGTCGCCGCCGTTCTCGTGCAGATGTTCTACGCCGTGCTCGTGCTCGCCCAACACGCCGCCGCCCGGGAGACGGAGTTCGACAAACCGCCCGAGCTCGTCGGCGCCACCACTGCCTCTGTCCACTCCAAGCGCGATCACGCGCACTAG
- a CDS encoding DMT family transporter, which yields MHTWLPALLAMFAAAFIAGGTVLRQRESCSGGGITVGWCVGAAVALCGFGLQAAALGLGSILLVQPLVVLAVLFALPLEAWLDHRHPSRVEWAWGGVLVACVAIFLLVADPHEVERKADHVLIAGTIVVLITLVAILIVAAERSSPHYQALLYGLVAGTLFGISALLVKAVIYQAINDPINMTTRPEVYLFVVVAVGGVVAQQRGFVAGDLQTSFPAMTVMEPAVSMALGVALLGESVAVGWWQTAVMAIALLVMVRAVITLARMSAVRGDQRPEVKPGVTQSAIGSTVDR from the coding sequence GTGCACACCTGGCTCCCGGCGTTGCTCGCGATGTTCGCTGCCGCGTTCATCGCCGGTGGAACCGTTCTCCGACAGCGTGAATCGTGCTCCGGCGGTGGGATCACCGTCGGTTGGTGCGTCGGCGCCGCGGTCGCGCTGTGCGGATTCGGGCTGCAGGCCGCCGCGTTGGGCCTCGGATCGATCCTGCTGGTGCAGCCGCTCGTGGTGCTCGCCGTGTTGTTCGCGCTCCCGCTCGAGGCGTGGCTCGACCACCGGCATCCGAGTCGCGTCGAGTGGGCGTGGGGTGGGGTGTTGGTTGCCTGCGTCGCGATCTTCCTGCTCGTCGCCGACCCGCACGAGGTCGAGCGCAAGGCCGATCACGTGTTGATCGCCGGCACCATCGTCGTGCTCATCACGCTGGTGGCGATCCTGATCGTCGCGGCCGAGAGGTCCAGCCCGCACTATCAGGCGTTGCTCTACGGTCTGGTCGCCGGAACGCTCTTCGGCATCAGCGCCCTGCTGGTCAAGGCCGTGATCTACCAGGCGATCAACGACCCGATCAACATGACGACGCGGCCCGAGGTCTACCTGTTCGTCGTGGTCGCGGTGGGCGGCGTCGTGGCACAGCAACGTGGTTTCGTCGCCGGCGACCTGCAGACGTCGTTCCCCGCGATGACGGTGATGGAGCCGGCGGTGTCGATGGCGCTTGGCGTCGCGTTGCTGGGGGAGTCGGTCGCGGTCGGTTGGTGGCAGACCGCGGTCATGGCCATCGCCCTCCTGGTGATGGTTCGCGCGGTGATCACGCTGGCGCGGATGTCGGCCGTGCGTGGTGATCAGCGACCCGAGGTCAAACCGGGCGTGACACAGAGCGCCATCGGTAGCACTGTGGACCGATGA
- a CDS encoding dihydrolipoyl dehydrogenase family protein, translating to MTTDTYDVIVIGGGPAGEVAAQFAIAGSDRTAAIIEAELLGGECSYWACMPSKALLRPIEIAATARNLDGVDVADGIDTAKLLARRDTWTSDYSDAGQRTWAEGIDIDVISGRGRLDGDKTVVVTNDGTERTVTARLAVILGTGSTATVPGPYTDLAPWTSRDATGIREVPESIIVVGGGVVACEAATWLAALGSKVTMAVRGKVLGTLDDFVGEAVVEGLKKAGVDVRTGVSITAPTRENADDAGIGVSHGGPVTVTVDGEPLTAAEILVAAGRKPAVDGLGLDTVGIDDPSTLSAPDPGGHDWLYAVGDVSFGPMLTHWGKYQARLVGQQISARAEGRTPPQARDDVPVPQAVFTDPQVGSTGLTAKEADEKGLRTTVVSQPITAASGIGLLRDDATGTAQLVIDDDTRTLLGATFVGPETGELIHAATIAIVGKVTVDDLWHAVPSYPTGSEIWLRLLEKYFGY from the coding sequence ATGACCACAGACACATACGACGTCATCGTCATCGGCGGCGGACCCGCCGGCGAGGTGGCGGCCCAGTTCGCCATCGCCGGATCGGATCGCACCGCCGCCATCATCGAGGCCGAGCTCCTCGGCGGTGAGTGCTCCTACTGGGCGTGTATGCCCAGCAAGGCCCTGCTGCGTCCGATCGAGATCGCCGCCACGGCGCGCAACCTCGACGGCGTGGACGTCGCGGACGGGATCGACACCGCCAAGCTGCTCGCCCGACGCGACACCTGGACGTCCGACTACTCCGATGCGGGACAACGCACCTGGGCCGAAGGCATCGACATCGACGTCATCAGCGGCCGCGGCCGGCTCGACGGGGACAAGACCGTGGTGGTCACGAACGACGGCACCGAGCGCACCGTGACCGCGCGTCTGGCCGTCATCCTCGGGACCGGCAGCACCGCCACGGTGCCGGGCCCGTACACCGACCTCGCGCCGTGGACCTCACGAGACGCGACCGGGATCCGCGAGGTCCCGGAGTCGATCATCGTCGTCGGTGGCGGTGTGGTCGCGTGTGAGGCGGCGACGTGGCTGGCCGCGCTGGGGTCGAAGGTCACCATGGCGGTGCGCGGAAAGGTCCTCGGGACCCTGGACGATTTCGTGGGCGAGGCCGTCGTCGAAGGGCTGAAGAAGGCAGGCGTGGACGTGCGGACCGGGGTGTCGATCACCGCCCCGACCCGCGAGAACGCCGATGATGCCGGGATCGGTGTCTCCCACGGCGGACCGGTCACCGTCACCGTCGACGGCGAACCGTTGACCGCCGCGGAGATCCTCGTCGCCGCGGGCCGCAAGCCCGCCGTCGACGGCCTCGGCCTCGACACCGTCGGCATCGACGACCCGTCGACGTTGTCGGCGCCGGACCCCGGCGGGCACGACTGGCTGTACGCGGTCGGCGACGTCTCGTTCGGCCCGATGCTCACCCACTGGGGCAAGTACCAGGCCAGGCTCGTCGGACAGCAGATCAGCGCGCGCGCCGAGGGCCGGACGCCGCCGCAGGCGCGCGACGACGTCCCGGTGCCGCAGGCCGTGTTCACCGACCCACAGGTCGGCAGTACCGGGCTCACGGCCAAGGAGGCCGACGAGAAGGGCTTGCGGACGACGGTGGTGAGCCAACCGATCACCGCCGCGTCGGGGATCGGGCTGCTGCGCGACGACGCGACCGGTACGGCGCAGTTGGTCATCGACGACGACACCCGGACGCTGCTCGGGGCGACGTTCGTCGGACCGGAGACCGGCGAGCTGATCCACGCCGCCACCATCGCCATCGTCGGGAAGGTGACCGTCGACGATCTCTGGCACGCCGTCCCGTCGTATCCGACGGGCAGCGAGATCTGGCTTCGCCTGCTGGAGAAGTACTTCGGTTACTGA
- a CDS encoding FAD-binding oxidoreductase, producing MADTLTLDGLIAVLPADTVVTDPDIIAGYRQDRALDPEAGLPMAVVRARSTADVVAAVRWCAANRVPIIPRGAGTGLSGGSGGVVGAITISTERMREIEIDPVMRVAVVQPGLLNAEVKSAVKQHGLWYPPDPSSFEICSIGGNAATNAGGLCCVKYGVTTDYVLGMQVVLADGRAIRLGGPRLKDSAGLSLTKLFVGSEGTLGIITELTLRLLPPQPPASTVVASFASVHHATEAVLAITDQIRPAMLEFMDAVAINAVEDHLKMGLDRTAGAMLVAQSDAPGAAAADEIAIITAAFEANEASEVFSTDDVAEGEAFTVARRMAIPAVEKLGSLLLEDVGVPLPSLPALVDGIAAIAQRRDVMISVIAHAGDGNTHPLIVFDPTDTEQAARADLAFGEVMDLAIGLGGTITGEHGVGRLKKAWLPDQVGEDVMDVSRRIKDALDPDHLLNPGTMF from the coding sequence ATGGCCGACACCCTCACCCTCGACGGACTGATCGCGGTCCTGCCCGCCGACACCGTCGTCACCGACCCGGACATCATCGCGGGTTACCGGCAGGACCGTGCTCTCGACCCCGAAGCGGGTCTGCCGATGGCGGTCGTCCGTGCACGGAGCACCGCCGACGTGGTCGCGGCGGTCCGGTGGTGTGCAGCGAACCGGGTACCGATCATCCCCCGCGGGGCGGGCACCGGACTGTCCGGCGGGTCGGGTGGTGTCGTCGGCGCCATCACCATCTCCACCGAACGCATGCGCGAGATCGAGATCGACCCGGTGATGCGCGTGGCCGTGGTCCAGCCCGGACTGCTCAACGCCGAGGTGAAATCCGCTGTGAAACAACACGGTCTCTGGTACCCGCCGGACCCGTCGTCGTTCGAGATCTGCTCCATCGGCGGTAACGCGGCGACGAACGCCGGTGGCCTGTGTTGCGTGAAGTACGGCGTCACCACCGATTACGTCCTGGGCATGCAGGTGGTCCTCGCCGACGGCCGGGCGATCAGGCTGGGCGGCCCGCGTCTGAAGGACTCCGCGGGTCTGTCGTTGACCAAGTTGTTCGTCGGCAGCGAGGGCACGCTGGGGATCATCACCGAGCTGACCCTGCGACTGCTCCCGCCCCAACCCCCGGCGTCGACGGTGGTCGCGAGCTTCGCCTCGGTGCACCATGCGACCGAGGCGGTCCTGGCGATCACCGATCAGATCCGTCCGGCGATGCTGGAGTTCATGGACGCCGTCGCGATCAACGCGGTCGAGGACCACCTCAAGATGGGTCTCGACCGGACCGCGGGCGCGATGCTGGTCGCGCAGAGCGACGCCCCGGGCGCGGCCGCCGCCGACGAGATCGCCATCATCACAGCCGCTTTCGAGGCCAACGAGGCGTCCGAGGTGTTCTCCACAGACGACGTCGCCGAGGGCGAGGCCTTCACCGTCGCACGCCGCATGGCCATCCCTGCGGTGGAGAAGCTGGGGTCGCTGCTGCTCGAGGACGTCGGCGTGCCGCTGCCCAGCCTGCCCGCTCTCGTCGACGGGATCGCGGCGATCGCACAGCGGCGCGACGTGATGATCTCGGTCATCGCGCACGCGGGCGACGGCAACACCCACCCGCTGATCGTGTTCGACCCCACCGACACCGAGCAGGCCGCGCGGGCGGACCTCGCGTTCGGTGAGGTCATGGACCTCGCCATCGGACTCGGCGGCACCATCACCGGCGAACACGGTGTCGGTCGGCTGAAGAAGGCGTGGCTGCCCGATCAGGTGGGCGAGGACGTGATGGACGTGTCACGTCGCATCAAGGACGCCCTCGACCCCGACCACCTGCTCAACCCCGGCACCATGTTCTGA